GTGGATCTTTGAATCAGGTCTGTAACTGTATTACAGACCTGATCACTGAATACTATCTTATCTTCACAATTCTGAAGTTATCATACGCAGCATTGTATACATCCACCGGATCCTCTTCTGTAATGAAGCGATAACCAAATGCGACTACACCGCCAGCCTTTAACAGATCTCCCATGACGGAAGCACCTGCACCCGTACCTTCCACACCGTCTGCCACCGTCTTAAACAATGATAGCGGAATGGTGACCGTCCTCCACTGTCCTTTGGTTTCAAACTTAGCCCCATCTGCACCAGACCATGGCATAAAACGGTACGCATAAGTATCACCGAAGCGTAACACATTGATCCCCGCAGTCCAGGGTTCCTTTGTATTTATCTCAAACTTTAACGCATAGTTAGCTGCCTGCTCCGTCATGATAGCGGCTGTGAACATAGGAACCTCGTTGAAGTTACCGGAACGGTTACCATTCCACCAGGCGCCATCTTTCTCACCTACTCCGCCGAAGATGTTCTGCAGATAACCACCTCTCGTGCCAGGGAACAAATTCGGATCAGTTGTTCTGTTAGCCCCCCAGTATGCCCAGTTAAATATTGCCTTCTCTCCTGTTTCCCCGTCGGCCGTCAGGTTACTGATCACATTCCCACTCTGATGGTCATTCAGTGGTCCGTCAGACATCGCGTTACCATATTTAGCGTAAATCACCAGTCTGCCCGTATCATCCCCCAGCGCCGGCATGATCATCCCTAACCGGGTGCCGGCATCATCTGCAATAAAGTCGGTCACTTCCCGGCCTCCGGGAAACACGATCTTATCTATCAGCCACAGGCTTGACCCGTACACGATCAGAGAGTCTCCTGCCAGCGCATTTTCGTTCGAGATGGCGGCAATCGATGGAGGAGGTATTTCTATTGTAAAAGTGTAAGTAGCTTCTCCATGGTTCGTAAGAATATATAGCTGATTAGGCACATTCGGATCGGTGGCTTCTGTGGGTGTCTTATCAGGTATCGTTACGATCAGGTGCGTACTCGTATTGTAAGTCGGATTAAAATAAGCATCCAGTCCGTTGAAGGATACTTTCGTAATGCCATCCAGGTGCTGCCCGGTGATCAGCACGAGTACGCCGGGTAATGATGTAGTGAAAGTACTGTCTACACTGGCAGAGTCCAGCAGGCTCACACCCGTGATGACTGGTGGTGCACTACTTCCGCTCTCGTCTTTCGAACAGGCAGTAAAGAGTGCCAGCAACGATATGCAAAGAAGGGCAGGTAACCGTTTTAGTTGGCTGATAGCCGTCATTATATAGTTAGTCATGATCAGTCAGTTTTAATTAAAATACATAAGGCACCGGCGGTTTTCTGAGATTAGGCGCCGCCGTTAGTTCTGCAGCGGGTAGTGGCAACAGGAAATTACTTTGTGTAACGGTGTAGAATGCCGGCACATCAGAAGTGACCGTCCAGGAAGTAGCATTTGTTGCAGCATTGGCCACTACCCTATATGTACCGCGATCCTGTGCATTTACCTTTGCAATCGCTTTCGCAGGATCGTAGTAATATAGTCTTACGAGATCATACCAGGCTTGCCCTTCCATCGCAAATTCCAGTCTTCTTTCCACATAGATATCTTCCCATGTCAGTACTGTCTTTTCCGGCACACCTGCTCTTTTACGAACTTTATTAAAATACAGTAGTGCCTGCGGATCGCTGGTCGTTGCGCCACTTCCCAGTTTTGCTTCTGCATATACCAGGTATACATCTGCCAGACGCAGCATATAGGTATTGATCTCTGTATGCTGCTGAGTTACCTTACCATCATTATCTTCCGGCCGTCCCACTACATATTTCTTAACCCATGCTCTTGTATTATAGCGATCGCTGCCCACATAATTCCAGGGCACCTGTAACTCCTGAATGATCTTCTTGCCAGGATTGTTCGGATCATCTACAGACTGATGTATATAGGAATAATGATCTCCCGGGAACATGAAAGTGCCTTTACGGCGCTTATCATCCACACGATAAAGTTTCAACTGGTCCAATGACGCACCCAAGTCACCTCCCCAGCCATCTCCGAAGCCTGTGATCTCAGAACCATATGCGAGGAACGCCTGCACACTGTTCTGTGTTCCCCAGTCACCATCATACTTCCATTGCAAGGCAAAAAGACTCTCCGGATTGTTATTATTCTTCATCATGAACAGGTCTTCATAATTATCCATCAACGCCGCACCGCTATTGACGATCACATCATTCGCATAATATGCCGCACTATCCAGATCGCTCTGTTTACGGGTACCTGAAATACCCGCGCGTGTCAGATACATTTTCGCCAGCATACCTTCCGCAGCCCACCTGGTAAGGCGCCCTTTCTGCATAGGCGTAGCAGGAAGGTGTTCCGCTGCAAAACGGATATCCCGGATGATGAATTCCCATACTGATTCTACC
The DNA window shown above is from Chitinophaga agri and carries:
- a CDS encoding glycan-binding surface protein, producing MTNYIMTAISQLKRLPALLCISLLALFTACSKDESGSSAPPVITGVSLLDSASVDSTFTTSLPGVLVLITGQHLDGITKVSFNGLDAYFNPTYNTSTHLIVTIPDKTPTEATDPNVPNQLYILTNHGEATYTFTIEIPPPSIAAISNENALAGDSLIVYGSSLWLIDKIVFPGGREVTDFIADDAGTRLGMIMPALGDDTGRLVIYAKYGNAMSDGPLNDHQSGNVISNLTADGETGEKAIFNWAYWGANRTTDPNLFPGTRGGYLQNIFGGVGEKDGAWWNGNRSGNFNEVPMFTAAIMTEQAANYALKFEINTKEPWTAGINVLRFGDTYAYRFMPWSGADGAKFETKGQWRTVTIPLSLFKTVADGVEGTGAGASVMGDLLKAGGVVAFGYRFITEEDPVDVYNAAYDNFRIVKIR
- a CDS encoding RagB/SusD family nutrient uptake outer membrane protein encodes the protein MKKTTHYLHIISLVCTLFVAGCSKDFLNRPPEDAIVDVNFYQTREQILAGTAPLYNIVWFAYNDKASHGIGDGRAGILMSGSYQVDNIRMQTTDVTPEVYSSWTSFFNVVAQSNQIISNLTNYTAPSVPDNVKQAGIAEGRFMRGLAYSFLVQNWGPVPIIADNKVLLTDTSVARNTVESVWEFIIRDIRFAAEHLPATPMQKGRLTRWAAEGMLAKMYLTRAGISGTRKQSDLDSAAYYANDVIVNSGAALMDNYEDLFMMKNNNNPESLFALQWKYDGDWGTQNSVQAFLAYGSEITGFGDGWGGDLGASLDQLKLYRVDDKRRKGTFMFPGDHYSYIHQSVDDPNNPGKKIIQELQVPWNYVGSDRYNTRAWVKKYVVGRPEDNDGKVTQQHTEINTYMLRLADVYLVYAEAKLGSGATTSDPQALLYFNKVRKRAGVPEKTVLTWEDIYVERRLEFAMEGQAWYDLVRLYYYDPAKAIAKVNAQDRGTYRVVANAATNATSWTVTSDVPAFYTVTQSNFLLPLPAAELTAAPNLRKPPVPYVF